The Macrobrachium nipponense isolate FS-2020 chromosome 44, ASM1510439v2, whole genome shotgun sequence genome contains the following window.
tatacgagctttctttgtaaacgtactttaaaatttatatcagtctgctcagtaaaggacaataagtcaaaaggccttgcagcggtactccattgtttcactttctttcatggcttttgcctttatttatatattcatcacattccaaatttttgtgatccagttttatatatatatatatatatataattatatattatatattatatatatatatataatatatattatatatatagatatatatatatagtatatatctatatatatatttatatatatataatagtatatctatatttaatatatatatcagccattTTTTATCACATTAGTATAATAAAAGTTAGTAATGAACTAAGGCATTTGAGCAAAGTTTCTTAAGGACTTTGTTTATCCTCCTCCTTCACCGCCCGGCGGCCCTTTGATTTTTAACAACCTATTACAGTTATGTTTTCTCTTTTTGAGTGACGTCACcttagctcctcctcctcttgctccTCTAGAGGTGTCGACTTCTCCTGTACCTGTAGAGACAAGACAAGTGCGACAGTCTGCTTTTGAGCTGTGTCGTGAGGCTGTTGGATGACCTGCTACTGccattattttgattgtagattAATTGTCCTATTAGAGTGCAACAAGCCCTGTGGATGAGGCCTTCCTTCTGGATACTTGAAGTATTTATCTTTCATCCATCTCCGCCTCTGCAGACCCTAAGAAATGTGGGTTCTTCTCCTTCCCCTTTCCAGACTTAATCTTAGTTTGATCGAGGCTCTCAATTTTGTCCCTAATTTTCAGGAAAGTATAGAGCATCGCCGCAAGTAAATTGCTATATAGGGCAAAGAAGATGTACGTCACCCTCGATGAGGATGTGTCATCTGATTATGACAGTGTAAAGGCCATAGTATTAGTATGAATTCGTTCCCAAACCTTATAGGCAATGCTTCAGGAATTTGCAGAAATGTAAGAACCAAACTTTTGTAGAGTTGAACAGGAGCTAAGAGCAATATGCTGGCAACTGATTTGAATCTAAAGAGGAGACCGATTGTGAGAAATTGAAAGAGTTAATGgtggaggagtttaagagatgtgtgtgtgtctgatgaaCTGAAGGTGTAACTCCAGAAATTAATACTTGATACCCTGCAGAAGGTAGCCATCGCTAGTGATGAATATTTTCTATCTCCGGAGTGTGGTAACTGTGGGTCAAATTCCTATAACACTGATAAGGTGAAGGCAATGAACGTGCTTCTTTTGTAATAAGGAGGGACACATCAAAAGTGTGTTTTGCCTTTAAAAAATCTTAATGAATGTAGGAAGGAGGTAGAGAGAGTCTGTAACAACAAGAACCACGAAACCAATGACTAAGTAGTAAGTCCTGAGAGCCCTTTCTGAAATATTTATCCTCCGGCAGTGTCTCTTCAAGTAGTTCAGGTGGGAAAAGGAGAGTTCAAATTTTGCGTAACACAGGTGCTGCTCATTAACTGATTCTTCAGGGGGGCATTACCTATTAATTTTGTCTCCACTAATGAGCTTGTGTTATTGAGTAGTCGGTGAGATTTCATCCatttaggaattttattttaaccTACCTCTCCTTTTCATTGACAAGTTTCCTGTAAAGGATGTAGATATTGTTTTAGTGAATGATGTTACCCTTGTGAATAAGATTGTCCTAATATCAATAAATACTGACAATGAAGTAGCAGTAGTCACTCGATCTGGGCCTAGAgatgttgacgctgcagagtcaacatttgatgtagatttgagtagtttAAATCGTAGTGATAGTGCAGTTGTAGCAGGTATCAAAATTAAAAGATAAGCTTATCAAAGCTCAGAAGAAGGTTTTTCAGGATCATCCCAtagaactgggagaaatatctgaTATGACTGTCCCCAAATTTAAAATAATCAGGAATATTTTACATAGGCTAAGTCCCACACCCTGTGGTAGGTGTGtaaccgtaggtcctgcgtgtcgtaaaaggcgactaaaaggacagctgctgccttgcagtcttacttttttagtaaaatgctaggcccaccgctccaataactgtggaaactgctgccttgcagtcttactttttagtgaaaggcagctgctaccttgcagtcttacttttttagtaaaatgctaggcccaccgccaataactacgGAAACTGttaccttgcaggtggactttttagtcaaaggcgaggtccaccgccaataactgtggttgatgacagcaagggcatgcagtcgtaaaaacccctttgacaAATAATATACCATGCccgatgttgtaaggaaagacGCATCGGGCAACCGActccttagtgtagggataacggtgggaagaaGGATTTTATATCGGATAAGTAGACCTATGGatgttcataataattattatgaggTTTGAAGACACGTTATGGTTCCTTTTGTTTATAGAAATGAGTTAGCCAATGACAATGCTTGGCAGGTCATTTTGGTATTCGTATAAGTACGGGTAAGTtgcttataaaatattatttggcCAAGTTGAAGGGGGATGTGAAGAAATATGTAAATAGCTGTGATATCTGTCAGAAGGTTGGTACCAAACCAGCCATACCAGAAGCACCTCTACGTTCTATTCCTGTTAGCTCTGAACCATTTATGGAGGTTATAATTGATACTGCTGGTCCTTTACCGAAAACACGTAGTTTAATATATTATCACGATATCCCGAGGCAAATCCACTACGTATGATAAAAGAGTTAAAATGTGGATGCATTCATTGACTTTTTCACCAGGTTTGGTATGCCAAAAATAATTCAATCAGATTGTGCTCTGGCTCCAATTTTGTTAGTtcgaaaatattgaaaaaagttaGTNNNNNNNNNNNNNNNNNNNNNNNNNNNNNNNNNNNNNNNNNNNNNNNNNNNNNNNNNNNNNNNNNNNNNNNNNNNNNNNNNNNNNNNNNNNNNNNNNNNNNNNNNNNNNNNNNNNNNNNNNNNNNNNNNNNNNNNNNNNNNNNNNNNNNNNNNNNNNNNNNNNNNNNNNNNNNNNNNNNNNNNNNNNNNNNNNNNNNNNNNNNNNNNNNNNNNNNNNNNNNNNNNNNNNNNNNNNNNNNNNNNNNNNNNNNNNNNNNNNNNNNNNNNNNNNNNNNNNNNNNNNNNNNNNNNNNNNNNNNNNNNNNNNNNNNNNNNNNNNNNNNNNNNNNNNNNNNNNNNNNNNNNNNNNNNNNNNNNNNNNNNNNNNNNNNNNNNNNNNNNNNNNNNNNNNNNNNNNNNNNNNNNNNNNNNNNNNNNNNNNNNNNNNNNNNNNNNNNNNNNNNNNNNNNNNNNNNNNNNNNNNNNNNNNNNNNNNNNNNNNNNNNNNNNNNNNNNNNNNNCAGGTACACTGAGGCGAAATGAATGCGAAGTAATGACAAATATTTGTCCTGAAAAATCAGTGTGTCAAGATAAAGAGGAAGGCTACGAGTGCGTCTGTGATATTGGTTATGGGCTGTGTGGAGGTGAGTGAACCTAAAGATTTATTTATCCATTCTCTAATTGACGAAAAAATGACACAAGGTAGGCGGCGGCGTCATCATTCAAGAACTAATGTGCACTTGGcatcattttcagtttttcatttccTCTCATAAGGAACAACCCCACTGAAGGGCCATTGATCTGAAATTCGAgagtccaaagaatatggcgctcattagataaataagacgaggtaaaggaaatacagaaagatgagatcccACTCGCTTATTAAACGAATGTAAATTGATAAATTAAGAAGTAGATATATGTAACTGTAGCCATGCTTTGGACCTTCGCTTGAAATGCCGAAGTTCCAAGTGCACAACAACATTCTAACGTCCTGCCTGATCTCTGAATCTACATCGGACATCACTGACATGATTTCCTCTCTTCAACAGATATAAATGAATGTGAAGACGACCCCTGTACAGATCCAAACTCCAAGTGTGAAAACACATGGGGAAGTTACACTTGCCCCTGCAGGAGAGGATTTGTTCTTAATCCCTCGGGTGCTTGTGGTAAGTCTcgtttgaattaaaaaataaaaatatgtaagagACTTTTTTATCGCGCTTTTAtttaaatgcactaaaaagtagaaaaaatgaTGTTTTGAGACCCACCAAGATTTTGTTACAATTAA
Protein-coding sequences here:
- the LOC135203823 gene encoding adhesion G protein-coupled receptor E1-like, whose amino-acid sequence is MTNICPEKSVCQDKEEGYECVCDIGYGLCGDINECEDDPCTDPNSKCENTWGSYTCPCRRGFVLNPSGACVRHTG